The nucleotide window ATCAAGTTGCGCAGTGACTGCAAGCGCGTCAGAGAAGCGAATCATAAGCCTGATATCTTCGTCTTTGCCTGCACAGAAGTCATCGCCGCGAGTGAGAAGGACGCGGCGGTGAAGATGGTTAAGGAAGATTTCGGCTGGGAACTCGACCTTTTCGATCTTGAGCGACTTCGCGTCCAGCTTTCCGGGCCACAGCGTCATCTTTTGGCGCAGCACCAGTCCATCTTCGTGCCGCCGTTCTTCCCGCAGCGGGGCGGCGAATCGATCGCTGACAGCCACGATACGATTCTCATCGATCACGTCGCATCCGACCATGCGATAGCCGCCTGGCTTTCCAGACGACTCTCCCTGTCGGGCTTTCGCACGTGGTGTCGAGGCACGGCACCACTGGCTGGCGAAGACGCCGACGAGACGGTGAGGACGCTGATTGCGCATCGGGCCAACCGTTATCTGCCAATTCTCTCGACCGGGAGCTTGGCCGACCCACTGTTTCTTGAACGCTGCGCTATAGCGACCGCGCGAAGCCCAGATCTCGTGATTCCCTGTAAAGGGATCATCTCGGAGGATTGGGTCTTGCCCTCGCGCCTGACCAAGCTGGTCGCGGCCGACTTCTCCTCGTCGTGGCGCGAGGGTCTGAATGCGGTGCTCAATGCCTTGTCCTCGTCCGGCATCCGACCATCGCTCGCTGCTGAGCGCGGCGCGCAGATCGCGTTGCGCGACTTTCTGCCATCGCAGGTGACCGTCGCCAAGCCCGAACCGGTCTTCGCTAATGTATTCGCTATGACTGTGCCCACCGCCATGCTCGATATCAGCGTACAGCAACCGCTGACCATGGCCGAGCGCTACGAATTGTCAAAACGGTGGGCATTTTACACCGCCAACGAATACACGCTGATCGCCTTCGACCTTCCTCCTTCCGACTCATGTCTCGGCGACTTGACCGGCCGATATTCGGAGTTCTCCTGGCAAGATACCGCGCTCGTACACGGACATCCCACGATTAACGTCGCCAAGTCCCTGCTGCGTCGCACCCTAGATGTCGCCTGTGAAATCACAGGACTGGTGTTCTGTCACGACCGTAAGGGATATCACTTCACCCGCAATGGCGAGCAGGAGCTGGCTCAAGCCATCACCCAT belongs to Dyella terrae and includes:
- a CDS encoding restriction endonuclease, whose product is MSADAITYCLEQLSDYRQFERLCSALLANAGYSTIDPLGGTGDEGRDAIIRSDSAGRTICFAYTVRADWRIKLRSDCKRVREANHKPDIFVFACTEVIAASEKDAAVKMVKEDFGWELDLFDLERLRVQLSGPQRHLLAQHQSIFVPPFFPQRGGESIADSHDTILIDHVASDHAIAAWLSRRLSLSGFRTWCRGTAPLAGEDADETVRTLIAHRANRYLPILSTGSLADPLFLERCAIATARSPDLVIPCKGIISEDWVLPSRLTKLVAADFSSSWREGLNAVLNALSSSGIRPSLAAERGAQIALRDFLPSQVTVAKPEPVFANVFAMTVPTAMLDISVQQPLTMAERYELSKRWAFYTANEYTLIAFDLPPSDSCLGDLTGRYSEFSWQDTALVHGHPTINVAKSLLRRTLDVACEITGLVFCHDRKGYHFTRNGEQELAQAITHVDGQKTTVQLTGKRTKGFGERASEFRYQLGPRFRFDRDKQGHWTAVIRLYVRVTTLEGAMFEGKEINQRRKVVTKSWWNKQWLARLLGVVQGLETHPGKVSVGNGRRAVTMTTAPMRWECPVGLDVSALTDASEVGQEMALYRAHQDGEDDTDGAGVPNHPAILTTP